The Sandaracinaceae bacterium genome contains a region encoding:
- a CDS encoding HAD family hydrolase yields METLTQTLLVLDLDETLVHSSPSRLEREPDHEVLGYHVYERPGVRAFLDDAFAHFEVGIWTASTAAYAAAVLSRFTDVSRFRFIWSREHCSIATHPTTRRFDLLKDIRQLELLGYDPARILFVDDLPHRLCLSVDNIIQVRPFTGAMDDDELGELRTYVSWLHPVRDVRVVDKRDWRHEVGALRIASDLRSEQGTVS; encoded by the coding sequence GTGGAGACACTGACCCAAACACTGCTGGTGCTGGACTTGGACGAGACGCTCGTCCATTCGAGCCCCTCGCGCCTGGAGCGCGAGCCCGATCACGAGGTGCTCGGCTATCACGTCTACGAGCGCCCCGGGGTGCGTGCGTTCTTGGACGATGCGTTCGCACACTTCGAGGTGGGCATCTGGACCGCGAGCACGGCAGCGTACGCTGCGGCGGTCCTCTCTCGGTTCACCGACGTCTCTCGCTTTCGCTTCATCTGGTCCCGCGAGCACTGCTCGATCGCCACGCACCCGACTACGCGCCGCTTCGACCTGCTCAAGGACATCCGTCAGCTGGAGCTGCTGGGGTACGATCCTGCGCGCATCCTGTTCGTCGACGACCTGCCCCACCGCCTCTGCCTGAGCGTCGACAACATCATCCAGGTCCGCCCTTTCACTGGCGCCATGGACGACGACGAGCTGGGCGAGCTACGCACCTACGTCTCGTGGCTCCATCCCGTGCGCGACGTCCGCGTGGTGGACAAGCGCGACTGGCGGCACGAAGTGGGAGCGCTGCGCATCGCGAGTGACCTGCGATCCGAACAGGGGACTGTCTCGTAG
- a CDS encoding SDR family NAD(P)-dependent oxidoreductase — MKNLKGKVAVITGAASGIGRSLALRLAGEGARLALSDVQEDGLAETARLARAAGAAEVHTERLDVADKEAFFAYAERVAAHFGAVHLVFNNAGVALGATVREMELKDIEWLMGINFWGVVYGTKAFLPHLERAGEGHIVNVSSVFGIIGVPTQSAYNASKFAVRGFTEALRQELEIEGSKISCSCVHPGGIKTNIARNARMSAKGALGKDKQTSADQFDKIARTTADEAARVILEGVKANKRRILIGADAYAIDRVQRSFPTLYQKALAIATKFGASA; from the coding sequence ATGAAGAACCTCAAGGGCAAGGTCGCGGTCATCACGGGTGCTGCGTCGGGTATCGGTCGCAGCTTGGCGCTCCGCCTGGCGGGCGAAGGCGCACGGCTGGCGCTGAGCGACGTGCAGGAGGACGGACTGGCCGAGACGGCGCGCCTGGCACGCGCGGCGGGGGCGGCCGAGGTGCACACCGAACGCCTGGACGTCGCCGACAAGGAGGCGTTCTTCGCCTACGCCGAGCGCGTGGCCGCCCACTTCGGGGCCGTGCACCTCGTGTTCAACAACGCGGGCGTCGCGCTGGGGGCAACCGTGCGGGAGATGGAACTGAAGGACATCGAGTGGTTGATGGGCATCAACTTCTGGGGTGTGGTCTACGGCACCAAGGCCTTCCTGCCGCACCTGGAGCGCGCAGGCGAGGGGCACATCGTCAACGTGTCGAGCGTGTTCGGCATCATCGGCGTGCCCACACAGAGCGCCTACAACGCGTCCAAGTTCGCGGTGCGCGGCTTCACCGAGGCGCTGCGGCAGGAGCTCGAGATCGAGGGCAGCAAGATCAGCTGCAGCTGCGTGCACCCCGGCGGAATCAAGACCAACATCGCCCGCAACGCGCGCATGAGTGCGAAGGGTGCGCTGGGCAAGGACAAGCAGACGTCGGCCGACCAGTTCGACAAGATCGCACGCACCACGGCCGACGAGGCTGCGCGGGTCATCCTCGAGGGGGTGAAGGCCAACAAGCGGCGCATCCTGATCGGCGCGGACGCCTACGCCATCGACCGCGTGCAGCGCTCGTTCCCGACGCTGTACCAAAAGGCGCTGGCCATCGCGACCAAGTTCGGCGCCAGCGCATAG
- a CDS encoding cupin domain-containing protein encodes MSRSSPSQPPDGALAPDGEEDLLSGELLALMAEGVRCSPPSGLREQLLRAPLAGRLARFAEPVARLLDVDVTRAQGLLDGIDAHGAFVPGPFPDLDISLCHVEGGPAVADAVTGFVRVAPGVTFPEHEHLGEEHVLILQGRYVELQTGVEAGPGDVVTRPGGSSHALTALAGGTDLLYLAVVHRGVKIGDVVMGPESPEL; translated from the coding sequence ATGAGCCGCTCATCGCCATCCCAGCCGCCCGACGGGGCCCTCGCGCCCGACGGAGAGGAGGACCTGCTCAGCGGTGAGCTCCTCGCGCTGATGGCGGAGGGCGTGCGCTGCTCCCCCCCGAGCGGTCTACGTGAGCAGCTGCTGCGCGCGCCCCTCGCGGGGCGCCTCGCCCGCTTCGCCGAGCCGGTCGCGCGGCTGCTGGACGTGGACGTCACGCGTGCGCAGGGGCTCCTCGACGGCATCGACGCGCATGGAGCATTCGTGCCAGGCCCGTTCCCCGACCTCGACATCTCGCTCTGCCACGTCGAGGGGGGCCCGGCCGTGGCCGACGCGGTGACGGGCTTCGTCCGCGTGGCGCCAGGGGTCACCTTTCCAGAGCACGAGCACCTGGGCGAGGAGCATGTGCTCATCCTTCAGGGTCGCTACGTCGAGCTGCAGACCGGCGTCGAAGCCGGGCCAGGGGACGTCGTGACCCGCCCCGGCGGAAGCAGCCACGCGCTGACCGCGCTCGCTGGCGGGACCGACCTGCTGTACCTGGCCGTGGTCCACCGTGGGGTCAAGATCGGCGACGTGGTCATGGGGCCAGAGTCGCCCGAGCTGTGA
- a CDS encoding zinc ribbon domain-containing protein, whose amino-acid sequence MPTYDYVCDACGQSFEREQRITEDAIKKCLKCGKLKARRMISGGSFILKGGGWESDLYSGSSNRKASASGDGDSSASSAASAPADD is encoded by the coding sequence ATGCCGACCTACGACTACGTCTGCGACGCCTGCGGTCAATCGTTTGAGCGCGAACAGCGCATCACCGAAGACGCCATCAAGAAGTGCCTCAAGTGCGGCAAGCTGAAGGCGCGTCGCATGATCTCGGGCGGCAGCTTCATCCTCAAGGGGGGCGGCTGGGAGTCGGACCTGTACTCCGGCTCCAGCAACCGCAAGGCGAGCGCCAGCGGCGACGGCGACTCCAGCGCCTCAAGCGCAGCCAGCGCACCTGCAGACGACTGA
- the rpmG gene encoding 50S ribosomal protein L33 — MRDLIKLSCEECGRDNYTTDKNKRTMPEKFKISKFCGKCRKHTSHKEGKISKG; from the coding sequence ATGCGTGATTTGATCAAATTGAGCTGTGAAGAGTGCGGTCGCGACAACTACACGACCGACAAGAACAAGCGCACGATGCCCGAGAAGTTCAAGATCTCGAAGTTCTGCGGCAAGTGCCGAAAGCACACGTCGCACAAGGAAGGCAAGATCAGCAAGGGCTGA
- a CDS encoding MFS transporter yields the protein MTDTVARPAQPTRERLATPVFAQLLLTQALFGLGWCMFLVIPKFAVQRFAADPVQVGWVTSVPGIAIVLSIPLVTRHIDRFPARWFMSGGSLLVVLAALGTATVPVLDWRLYVFQALQGLGFVFCFNAGAAMAADLAPPSSLGRAMSWFGASNLSMNGVAPFIGELLLPDYGWRGAYLFAASAAALAMLVALRLPRQTRPERQATDLVARAGTWGFVTWPLARVAISSTLSAFGFMAVMAFYQPFALSEGVVQVRDYFFGFVLMALGVRFGMGGISDWAGSHRVARTAQIAYIIPPLALAWLGPEHLFIVGSLHGLVHGAHFPAMSALAVERVDPHARGRALTLLVGAFNGGTSLASHALGPVAKAWSFEAAFVVGAVIAGLGALTLGKALPPSVSRTPASRSESTAAGDL from the coding sequence ATGACTGACACGGTCGCCCGCCCCGCGCAGCCAACCCGCGAGCGGCTGGCCACCCCGGTCTTTGCCCAGCTGCTGCTGACACAGGCGCTGTTTGGCCTGGGCTGGTGCATGTTCCTGGTGATCCCCAAGTTCGCCGTTCAGCGGTTCGCCGCGGACCCGGTGCAGGTGGGCTGGGTGACGTCCGTCCCCGGCATCGCCATCGTGCTGAGCATCCCCCTGGTGACCCGGCACATCGACCGCTTCCCCGCGCGCTGGTTCATGAGCGGCGGGAGCTTGCTGGTGGTGCTGGCCGCCCTCGGCACCGCCACGGTGCCCGTGCTCGACTGGCGCCTGTACGTGTTCCAGGCCCTGCAGGGGCTCGGGTTTGTGTTCTGCTTCAACGCGGGAGCCGCCATGGCGGCAGACCTCGCGCCCCCGTCCAGCTTGGGCCGCGCCATGTCGTGGTTCGGCGCGTCCAACCTCAGCATGAACGGGGTGGCGCCGTTCATCGGGGAGCTGCTGCTGCCCGACTACGGCTGGCGCGGAGCCTACCTCTTTGCCGCTAGCGCCGCCGCGCTCGCCATGTTGGTCGCGCTGCGGCTGCCCCGCCAGACGCGCCCAGAGCGGCAGGCGACCGACCTGGTGGCGCGCGCCGGGACGTGGGGCTTCGTGACCTGGCCGCTAGCGCGCGTGGCTATCAGCTCCACCCTGAGCGCGTTTGGCTTCATGGCGGTCATGGCGTTCTACCAACCCTTCGCGCTGTCCGAAGGGGTGGTGCAGGTGCGCGACTACTTCTTTGGGTTTGTGCTCATGGCGCTCGGGGTGCGCTTTGGCATGGGCGGCATCTCCGATTGGGCTGGCAGCCACCGCGTCGCGCGGACCGCGCAGATCGCCTACATCATCCCGCCGCTGGCGTTGGCCTGGCTTGGCCCGGAACACCTGTTCATCGTGGGGTCGCTGCACGGGCTGGTGCATGGCGCGCACTTCCCCGCGATGAGCGCGCTCGCCGTCGAACGGGTGGACCCGCACGCCCGAGGCCGCGCGCTGACCCTCTTGGTGGGCGCCTTCAACGGCGGCACCAGCTTGGCCAGCCACGCCCTAGGGCCCGTGGCCAAGGCGTGGTCCTTTGAGGCCGCCTTCGTGGTGGGCGCCGTGATCGCAGGGCTCGGCGCGCTGACGCTCGGCAAGGCTCTCCCCCCAAGCGTCAGCCGGACACCCGCGTCACGTAGCGAGTCGACCGCTGCGGGAGACCTCTAG
- the ribA gene encoding GTP cyclohydrolase II, whose product MAPHERPRLERFADAQLPTEYGELRCVVFADKATGLEHVALYTGDIAESAGLLTRVHSECLTGEVFHSLKCDCREQLDLALRRVGDAGQGLVLYLRQEGRGIGLGNKIRAYAKQDEGYDTVDANRVLGFDDDLRRYDIAAAMLADLGVRSVRLMTNNPEKVSGLEAEGVMVTERVDHVVEAHEHNRDYLATKRARMGHLLDE is encoded by the coding sequence ATGGCCCCACACGAACGCCCCCGCCTCGAGCGCTTTGCCGACGCGCAGCTGCCCACCGAGTACGGCGAGCTGCGCTGCGTGGTGTTCGCGGACAAGGCGACCGGGCTCGAGCACGTGGCGCTCTACACCGGGGACATCGCCGAGAGCGCGGGCCTGCTCACGCGCGTGCACAGCGAGTGCCTGACGGGCGAGGTGTTCCACTCGCTCAAGTGCGACTGCCGCGAGCAGCTGGACCTGGCGCTGCGGCGCGTGGGAGACGCCGGCCAGGGGCTGGTGCTGTACCTGCGCCAAGAAGGGCGCGGCATCGGGCTGGGCAACAAGATCCGGGCCTACGCCAAGCAGGACGAGGGCTACGACACCGTGGACGCCAACCGCGTGCTGGGCTTCGACGACGACCTGCGCCGCTACGACATCGCGGCGGCCATGCTCGCCGACCTGGGGGTGCGCTCCGTGCGCCTGATGACCAACAACCCCGAGAAGGTCAGCGGCCTCGAAGCCGAGGGTGTCATGGTGACCGAGCGCGTGGACCACGTGGTGGAGGCGCACGAGCACAATCGGGACTACCTGGCGACCAAGCGCGCGCGCATGGGGCACCTGCTGGACGAGTAG
- a CDS encoding sigma-70 family RNA polymerase sigma factor, whose product MPDDSLEVDALCRVARGDREALACLYDAHGEVVYGVLMTILRQPSEAQDLLHDVFVEVLERAGDYDPRRGSVRGWLLMRARSRALDRVRSARVRRERLTNGDDPERTHPAPGPDTQLDDARLRHRLGQLDEGPRAVLELAYFRGLSTREIAVLLDIPQGTVKSRAAAGLRALRSELHGGDA is encoded by the coding sequence ATGCCCGACGACTCGCTCGAGGTCGACGCGCTGTGCCGGGTGGCGCGCGGCGACCGGGAAGCTCTCGCGTGTCTCTACGACGCGCACGGTGAGGTCGTCTATGGGGTGCTCATGACCATCCTGCGCCAACCCAGTGAGGCGCAGGACCTCCTGCACGACGTGTTCGTGGAGGTCCTCGAGCGCGCGGGCGACTACGATCCACGGCGAGGCAGCGTCCGCGGCTGGCTGCTGATGCGCGCCCGCTCGAGAGCCCTGGATCGCGTGCGGTCGGCGCGCGTGCGTCGCGAGCGCCTGACCAACGGAGACGACCCCGAGCGGACACACCCGGCGCCCGGGCCCGACACCCAGCTGGACGACGCGCGTCTGCGCCACCGCCTGGGGCAGCTGGACGAGGGGCCGCGCGCCGTGTTGGAGCTCGCGTACTTCCGTGGCCTCAGCACGCGCGAGATCGCCGTGTTGCTGGACATCCCCCAAGGCACGGTCAAGTCGCGGGCCGCCGCCGGGCTGCGCGCCTTGCGTTCCGAGCTACATGGGGGCGACGCATGA
- a CDS encoding PspA/IM30 family protein — protein MGFFGRMATLIKSNINDLISKSEDPEKMLNQVIVDMNTQLVEAKKQVAVAIADEKRLQKQLQNETSVAEEWQRKAMLAIRAGDDELAKEALLRKKEHDQLGATFQDQWQKQKNATDQLKLALRALNNKIEEAKRKKNVLIAQQRRAVAMKSIQETMSGLSETSAFDTFDRMAEKINQLEAEAEAGAELSEEYSGDVLKHKFSKLEATSGADADLEALKQQMGLIPAAEVAPVRVEADVAPEEAELSDEEMVELEAALEELKAREA, from the coding sequence GTGGGCTTCTTCGGCAGAATGGCGACGCTCATCAAGAGCAACATCAACGACCTCATCAGCAAATCCGAAGACCCGGAGAAGATGCTGAACCAGGTCATCGTGGACATGAACACGCAGCTGGTGGAGGCGAAGAAGCAGGTCGCCGTCGCCATCGCGGACGAGAAGCGGCTTCAGAAGCAGCTCCAGAACGAGACCAGCGTCGCCGAGGAGTGGCAGCGCAAAGCCATGCTGGCCATCCGCGCCGGCGACGACGAGCTCGCCAAAGAGGCGCTGCTCCGCAAGAAAGAGCACGACCAGCTGGGCGCTACGTTCCAGGACCAGTGGCAGAAGCAGAAGAACGCCACCGACCAGCTCAAGCTCGCCCTGCGCGCGCTGAACAACAAGATCGAAGAAGCCAAGCGCAAGAAGAACGTGCTCATCGCGCAGCAGCGTCGCGCTGTGGCCATGAAGTCCATCCAAGAGACCATGAGCGGTCTCTCCGAGACCAGCGCCTTCGACACGTTCGACCGCATGGCCGAGAAGATCAACCAGCTGGAGGCCGAGGCCGAAGCTGGCGCCGAGCTGTCCGAGGAGTACTCGGGCGACGTGCTCAAGCACAAGTTCAGCAAGCTGGAAGCCACCAGCGGCGCCGACGCCGACCTCGAGGCCCTCAAGCAGCAGATGGGGCTCATCCCGGCGGCAGAGGTCGCTCCCGTGCGCGTCGAGGCCGACGTCGCCCCAGAAGAAGCCGAGCTCTCCGACGAAGAGATGGTGGAGCTGGAAGCCGCGCTGGAAGAGCTTAAGGCCCGCGAGGCCTGA
- a CDS encoding MFS transporter, giving the protein MSPSAPGGDHGDRGGLPDADESGSGTGAEDHGALPVAGLATLLALYFVQGLPYGFQTVAVPVILIERGVGIESITLLGVGLGLPWMLKLLWAPWVDTLYWPAIGRRRSWLLPMQAGLALACAALAVVGIDGPLPLVITLVLGMSVFSATMDIAVDGYAIDLLEERHLGYGNIAQVVGAKIGMLVGGGLLLSQVGLFGYRGVFTAMCGCVLTVLAWTAVRPEPEGRQAVSRSAPEDTARGSLWETARPVREALQRALARPDARALLLFVFTYKAGESMADALFKPFLVESLGYATEDIGRIVGTWGMLFSLMGSFMGGLAASHMRLLRALTLFTALRALPVAAEWWLVAGFSADPRHVLVITCAEHFFGGALTTATFAFMMSRVDARIGASHYTLLATLEVLGKVIVSAPTGFLAARFGYAAVFGLGTVLSFLFLGALIPLWRAEPPQDGSPSVF; this is encoded by the coding sequence ATGAGCCCGAGCGCCCCGGGCGGGGACCATGGCGACCGCGGGGGGCTGCCGGACGCGGACGAGAGCGGCTCTGGGACGGGCGCAGAGGACCACGGGGCGCTGCCTGTCGCCGGCCTCGCCACGCTGCTGGCGCTCTACTTCGTGCAGGGGCTGCCCTACGGCTTTCAGACGGTGGCGGTGCCCGTGATCCTGATCGAGCGTGGGGTCGGCATCGAGTCCATCACCCTGCTCGGGGTGGGGTTGGGGCTCCCGTGGATGCTCAAGCTACTGTGGGCCCCATGGGTGGACACGCTGTACTGGCCAGCGATCGGTCGCCGCCGCTCGTGGCTCCTCCCCATGCAGGCCGGCCTGGCGCTCGCGTGCGCCGCGCTCGCCGTGGTTGGCATCGACGGGCCGCTGCCGTTGGTCATCACGCTGGTGCTGGGTATGAGCGTCTTCAGCGCGACGATGGACATCGCGGTGGACGGCTACGCCATCGACCTCCTCGAGGAACGGCACCTGGGGTACGGCAACATCGCTCAAGTGGTCGGCGCCAAAATCGGCATGCTGGTGGGGGGCGGGCTGCTGCTCAGTCAGGTCGGTCTCTTTGGATATCGCGGCGTGTTCACGGCCATGTGCGGGTGCGTGCTGACGGTGCTCGCGTGGACGGCGGTGCGACCCGAGCCCGAGGGCCGCCAGGCGGTTTCGCGCAGCGCGCCCGAGGACACCGCGCGGGGGTCGCTGTGGGAGACGGCGCGACCGGTGCGGGAGGCGCTGCAGCGAGCGCTCGCCCGACCAGACGCGCGCGCCCTGCTGCTGTTCGTCTTCACCTACAAGGCCGGCGAGTCCATGGCCGACGCGCTCTTCAAGCCGTTCTTGGTAGAGTCGCTGGGCTACGCCACGGAGGACATCGGGCGCATCGTCGGCACGTGGGGCATGCTCTTCTCCCTGATGGGGTCGTTCATGGGTGGCCTGGCGGCGAGCCACATGAGGCTGCTGCGCGCCCTGACCCTCTTCACCGCGCTACGCGCCCTCCCCGTGGCTGCCGAGTGGTGGCTGGTCGCTGGGTTCAGCGCGGACCCACGGCACGTGCTCGTCATCACGTGCGCGGAACACTTCTTCGGAGGGGCACTGACCACCGCCACCTTCGCGTTCATGATGTCGCGCGTCGACGCGCGCATCGGCGCGTCACACTACACCCTGCTCGCCACGCTGGAGGTGCTGGGCAAGGTCATCGTATCCGCCCCCACAGGGTTCCTGGCCGCGCGCTTCGGGTACGCGGCCGTCTTCGGCCTGGGCACGGTGCTCTCGTTTCTGTTCCTGGGCGCGCTGATCCCCCTCTGGCGCGCCGAGCCGCCGCAGGACGGCTCTCCCAGCGTGTTCTGA
- a CDS encoding flavin monoamine oxidase family protein, translating to MSSADHDADLVVVGAGLSGLCAARRAANAGARVRVLEARDRVGGRTWSRDIGGATFDVGGQWIGPGQHRLAALTRELGIRTFPTFDDGKKVLDMNGRISEYRSQIPSISIPALLQMQAALTLLDRQQKLVPARDPLSAANAGELDRATLDSFRRKFVKLESVNGLLDVAVRVIFGAEPGELGLLYFLAYLNAGGGLLKLAEIRGGAQQDRFVEGAQSVSTRLAATLGDALTLEAPVTRVVHTPAGVEVHSAQGRVRAERCIVAVPPALAGRIAYDPALPGRRDQLTQRVPMGNTVKVLCRYPQAFWRERGYSGEVVSTQGPMSVVFDNTSHDGAVPMLLGFVVAKHARTWSEQTPTQRRGLVTDALVRYFGKDAADIEELVEQDWSTEPFSRGCPVGIMGPGTYSACGDALRAPVGRIHWAGTETATEWTGYLEGAIQAGERAADEVLARLGSRTP from the coding sequence ATGAGTAGCGCGGATCACGACGCCGACCTGGTGGTCGTCGGTGCGGGGCTGTCGGGGCTGTGCGCGGCCAGGCGCGCCGCGAACGCGGGCGCCAGGGTACGTGTCCTCGAAGCGCGGGACCGGGTGGGCGGGCGCACGTGGTCGCGCGACATCGGGGGTGCCACGTTCGATGTGGGTGGCCAGTGGATCGGCCCCGGCCAGCACCGCCTCGCTGCGCTCACCCGGGAGCTCGGCATTCGAACCTTTCCCACCTTCGACGACGGCAAGAAGGTGCTGGACATGAACGGGCGCATCTCCGAGTACCGCAGCCAGATCCCCAGCATCTCGATCCCGGCGCTGCTGCAGATGCAGGCGGCGCTGACGCTGCTCGACCGCCAGCAGAAGTTGGTTCCGGCACGCGACCCGCTGAGCGCCGCGAACGCGGGCGAGCTCGATCGGGCCACGCTCGACTCGTTCCGTCGCAAGTTCGTGAAGCTCGAGAGCGTCAACGGGCTGCTCGACGTCGCGGTGCGCGTCATCTTCGGCGCCGAGCCGGGCGAGCTGGGCCTGCTCTATTTCCTAGCCTACTTGAACGCTGGCGGCGGGCTCCTGAAGCTGGCCGAGATCCGCGGAGGAGCCCAGCAGGACCGCTTCGTGGAGGGCGCGCAGAGCGTGTCGACGCGCCTCGCGGCCACGCTGGGAGACGCGCTCACCCTGGAGGCGCCGGTCACTCGCGTCGTCCACACGCCGGCGGGCGTCGAGGTCCACAGCGCCCAGGGACGGGTGCGCGCAGAGCGCTGCATCGTCGCCGTGCCACCTGCATTGGCGGGGCGCATCGCGTACGACCCCGCGCTGCCCGGACGCCGCGACCAGCTCACCCAACGCGTCCCGATGGGCAACACGGTGAAGGTGCTCTGCCGCTACCCGCAGGCGTTCTGGCGTGAGCGCGGCTACTCGGGCGAGGTGGTCAGCACGCAGGGCCCGATGAGCGTCGTGTTCGACAACACGTCACACGACGGCGCCGTGCCGATGCTCTTGGGGTTCGTGGTGGCCAAGCACGCGCGCACGTGGTCCGAGCAGACGCCCACGCAGCGACGCGGGCTCGTGACGGACGCGCTGGTCCGCTACTTCGGCAAGGACGCGGCCGACATCGAGGAGCTGGTCGAGCAAGACTGGTCCACCGAGCCCTTCAGTCGTGGGTGCCCCGTCGGCATCATGGGGCCGGGGACGTACAGCGCGTGCGGTGACGCCCTGCGCGCCCCGGTCGGGCGCATCCACTGGGCGGGAACGGAGACCGCGACCGAGTGGACGGGTTACCTGGAAGGCGCCATCCAAGCCGGGGAGCGGGCCGCCGACGAGGTGCTCGCGCGGTTGGGCAGCCGCACCCCATGA
- a CDS encoding protein kinase — MSAPQDDRIAELARRGDHREAAALALASGDPLRAAALFAEVWDWSAARRAAERAGEPALAYRYAVSSNDAASIAQALAVLLGDDTHAEAAAAHARERGRHHDAARLLEASGRLAEAADAFVTAGDLFDAARCHEALGGYREAGKLYERRLKEAPEDARAALRLARILASFGRYKPAVAALQSAERDPEHAPGALRMMVACFAALQLDEAAGRCLERLRTLEPAVPVSVREYLERAYGHDDGLLALQRESVRAELLAGRYQPLEPLGSGATGRVLRARDTFYDRDVAVKVLSVGGGERGRDAYARFAREARIATALDHPNIVRVLEFHPNGPFLVMELMGGGTLERRLVSAGTRLPLPVVAHVLRSLTAALGAVHQRGVTHRDVKPANVFFGDTGEVKLGDFGASHLADLSATLTSAMVGTVAYMAPEQVTGGGRPSAATDLYALGVVAFQMLTGRLPFEGPDFVTQHLSEAPPLVSTCAPVLGTQFDALLGAMLEKDPHARVQDANTLHARLDELTWVDPDQDALSLAAAGLGGGALISGATQGTPAHAASDRLAEGGHTAVGQGDPLAPDGRFVPLPDAPGSATDAGVTLMLDTLVDRQVQFVHVDAARARALVAFAGADHPHLQAVFDVDATRGQAVLEWPLGTPALTGELSRLDRLRVKRELEGALAALHARGLAHGQVDAAHVRVGPGRAVLLLPSSTGGDAADDRQALELLFA; from the coding sequence GTGAGCGCACCCCAAGACGACCGCATCGCCGAGCTGGCCCGACGCGGAGACCACCGCGAAGCCGCAGCGCTGGCGCTGGCCTCGGGCGACCCGCTGCGCGCCGCGGCGCTCTTTGCCGAGGTGTGGGACTGGAGCGCGGCGCGCCGCGCTGCCGAGCGCGCCGGCGAACCCGCGCTGGCCTACCGCTATGCGGTGTCGTCCAACGACGCGGCGAGCATCGCGCAAGCGCTCGCCGTGTTGCTCGGAGACGACACCCATGCCGAGGCCGCGGCGGCCCACGCCCGTGAACGTGGGCGGCACCACGACGCGGCGCGACTGCTGGAAGCGAGCGGACGGCTCGCGGAGGCCGCGGACGCGTTCGTGACCGCTGGGGATCTCTTCGACGCCGCCCGCTGCCACGAGGCGCTGGGCGGCTACCGCGAGGCCGGCAAGCTGTACGAGCGCCGCCTGAAGGAGGCCCCCGAGGACGCGCGCGCGGCGCTCCGCCTGGCCCGTATCTTGGCGAGCTTCGGACGCTACAAGCCCGCGGTCGCCGCGCTGCAGAGCGCCGAGAGGGACCCCGAGCACGCTCCGGGCGCGCTGCGCATGATGGTGGCGTGCTTCGCGGCCCTGCAGCTCGACGAGGCCGCGGGACGCTGCCTCGAGCGGCTGCGAACGCTCGAACCCGCGGTGCCCGTGTCTGTGCGCGAGTACCTCGAACGCGCGTATGGACACGACGACGGCTTGCTCGCGCTGCAGCGCGAGAGCGTACGGGCTGAGCTGCTCGCGGGCCGCTACCAGCCGCTCGAGCCGTTGGGGTCTGGCGCCACGGGGCGCGTGCTGCGCGCCAGGGACACGTTCTACGACCGTGACGTCGCCGTGAAGGTGCTCAGCGTGGGGGGTGGGGAGCGTGGTCGCGACGCGTACGCCCGCTTCGCGCGGGAGGCGCGCATCGCGACCGCGCTCGACCACCCCAACATCGTTCGCGTGCTGGAGTTCCACCCGAACGGGCCGTTCTTGGTGATGGAGCTGATGGGCGGGGGGACGCTCGAGCGACGCCTCGTCAGCGCGGGGACGCGCCTGCCGTTGCCCGTGGTAGCGCACGTGCTGAGGTCGCTCACGGCGGCGCTCGGGGCCGTGCACCAGCGCGGCGTCACGCATCGAGACGTGAAGCCCGCCAACGTGTTCTTCGGCGACACCGGGGAGGTCAAGCTCGGGGACTTCGGGGCCTCGCACCTGGCGGACCTCAGCGCGACGCTGACCTCGGCCATGGTCGGCACCGTGGCCTACATGGCCCCGGAGCAGGTCACGGGTGGAGGCCGTCCGAGCGCCGCCACCGACCTCTACGCGCTCGGGGTGGTCGCGTTCCAGATGCTGACGGGCCGGCTGCCGTTCGAGGGCCCGGACTTCGTGACGCAGCACCTGAGCGAGGCGCCGCCGCTCGTCTCCACCTGCGCGCCAGTGCTCGGCACGCAGTTCGACGCCTTGCTCGGGGCCATGCTCGAGAAGGACCCACACGCTCGCGTCCAGGACGCGAACACGCTGCACGCACGGCTGGACGAACTCACGTGGGTAGACCCTGACCAGGACGCCCTCTCGTTGGCGGCGGCTGGTCTCGGTGGCGGCGCTCTGATCAGCGGTGCCACCCAAGGTACCCCCGCGCACGCGGCGAGCGACCGACTCGCCGAGGGCGGACACACGGCGGTTGGGCAGGGAGATCCTTTGGCACCCGACGGGCGCTTCGTGCCGCTGCCCGACGCACCGGGCAGCGCGACCGACGCCGGCGTGACCCTGATGCTCGACACGCTGGTGGACCGTCAGGTGCAATTCGTTCACGTCGACGCGGCGCGGGCGCGCGCGTTGGTGGCCTTCGCCGGCGCGGACCACCCGCACCTGCAAGCCGTCTTCGACGTCGACGCGACCCGCGGACAGGCCGTGCTCGAGTGGCCGCTCGGGACCCCCGCGCTCACGGGCGAGCTCAGCAGGCTCGACCGACTGCGCGTCAAGCGCGAGCTCGAGGGTGCGCTGGCGGCGCTGCATGCGCGGGGGCTCGCGCATGGGCAGGTGGACGCCGCGCACGTCCGCGTGGGACCCGGCCGCGCCGTGCTGCTGCTTCCGTCGTCCACCGGCGGTGACGCAGCCGACGATCGCCAAGCGCTGGAGCTCCTCTTCGCCTGA